The following nucleotide sequence is from Dyella sp. BiH032.
CGGCCGCGCGCGACGAACATCCCTTCCAAAGGCACGCCTTCCGCAGGCGTGCTTTCCGCGAACACCTGTTCCGCACGCGCCCAGATGGGGCCATCTGCGTGCAGCACCTCCACGGCGAGCGCGCCGGGCGCGCAGACGCGCACCGCCCACAGATCGCCTTCGCGATGCGGGCCCAGCCAGGCGAACGGATCATGGTGGCGGCCCTCCGCCAGCAAGGCCCCGGCACGGGCATCTTCGCGCCTGTCGGCGTGGCGCTGTTCGGCGTGCCGCCGATCTTCCTCGCGCTGTCTTTCTCGGTCAGGTCCTCCTGGCGTGGCGGCGGTACCGGTCGGCTGTTCCATGGGCTCACGCCGCCGCGACGCGGCGCGGCATCGCCGATGCATAGAGCGAGGCATAGGCGCGGGCGGAACGGCCCCAGTCGTGCCTCTGCAACATCGCCGCCCGCCGCATGGCCGCCAGCAGGCGCGGTTCCTCGTGAATGCGGAAGGCGCGCTGCAAAGCGCTGCGCAAGCCGGCCACGCTCGGTTCGTGGAACAGCAGCCCGGTGACGCCGTCTTCCACCGTATCCAGCAGGCCGCCGGTGGCATAGGCGATGGGCAGGCTGCCGTAGGCCTGCGCATACATCTGGCTCAGTCCGCAGGGTTCGAAGCGCGATGGCATCAGCAGGAAGTCCGAGCCGGCGAACATGCGCCGCGCCAGCGCCTCGCGGAAACCGATATGCGCCGCGACCTGGCCGGGGAAGCGCCGCGCCAGCCGCGCGACTTCGCGCTCCATGCCCGGGTCGCCGCAGCCGATCATGGCCAGCTGGCCGCCGGCGGCGACGATCTGCGGGGCCGCCTCGCACACCATGTCCACGCCTTTCTGATGCACCAGCCGCGCGACCATGGCGAACAGCGGACCGCGGCTCTCGCGCAGGCCGAGTTCGACGCGAACGCGCTGCGCGGTGTCCGCACGTGCTTCGGTGCGATGCGCGGTGAAGGGCGCGGGCAGCGCGGGATCGGTGGACGGGTTCCAGCTGTCGTCGATGCCGTTGAGGATGCCGGTCAGCCGTCCCTGCGCGGCCTTTTTCTGCAGCAACAGGTGCAGGCCCATGCCGTGCGCGCCTTCGGTGATTTCGCGCGCATAGCTTTCGCTGACCGTGCTGAGGTGGTCGGCATGCGCGATGCCGGCGCGGAGGAACGATAATTGGCCATGGGCCTCGACCTCCGGCGCGCGCGGGGGGATGCCCAGCAGGCTGCGCAGCGCCAGCGGGAAATAGCCCTGGTAGGCGAGGTTGTGCAGGGTCAGCACGCTAGGCACCGGGCGCCGCGTCCATTGCGCGTACGCGGCCGCCAGGGCGGTGGGCCAATCGTTGAGATGCAGCAGTTCGGGGCGCCACGCCAGGTGCGCCTCGCCGGCGGCGATCTGCGCGGCGGCCATCGACAGCGTGGCGAAGCGCAACGCGTTGTCGCTCCAGTCGGCGCCGACCGGACTGACGTAGGGCGAGCCGGGGCGCTCGAACAGAGCCGGCTGCCGCAGCACATAGATGGTCAGCCCGTCCTCGGTCTGCAGGCGGCCGATTTCGGAGGCGGGCATGCCTGCATAGGCTTCGGTGCGGCCTTCCCAGACGATCGCGCGCGCCTTGTCCAGCACGCTGGGATAGGCCGGCAGCAGCACGCGGATGTCGAGCATGGAGCGCAGCGCGCGCGGCAGTGCGGCGGCGACGTCGCCGAGGCCGCCGGTCTTGACGAAGTCGGTCATCTCGGTGGTCACGAACAGCACGCGCGGCAGCGCCGCGGGCGTGCCGATGCGCGCCGGGCGAACGTGCCGATGGCGATCGGCGAGCACGCGTCGTGCCAGCGGTTCGCCGTGGCGGTGGGAGGACAGGGAATCCTTGTGCTGGGTTGGCATGGCGCTTTTATCTCGCATAGGACGTCGCGGCCGCTCCGCACGGACGGCCGGGTGCCGGGGGATGAACCGGGTTATCGGTATCGGAAGGCGCGGGCGCAAACACGTCCGGCAGGCTCAGGCTAGGCAAGCTTCGATCAAGCACGCGTGTAGCGCAGCCATGCGTTTCGTGAAAGCTACTGCTACTCGACATGGACTCTCCGTCGTGCCGTTCC
It contains:
- the glgA gene encoding glycogen synthase GlgA, whose protein sequence is MPTQHKDSLSSHRHGEPLARRVLADRHRHVRPARIGTPAALPRVLFVTTEMTDFVKTGGLGDVAAALPRALRSMLDIRVLLPAYPSVLDKARAIVWEGRTEAYAGMPASEIGRLQTEDGLTIYVLRQPALFERPGSPYVSPVGADWSDNALRFATLSMAAAQIAAGEAHLAWRPELLHLNDWPTALAAAYAQWTRRPVPSVLTLHNLAYQGYFPLALRSLLGIPPRAPEVEAHGQLSFLRAGIAHADHLSTVSESYAREITEGAHGMGLHLLLQKKAAQGRLTGILNGIDDSWNPSTDPALPAPFTAHRTEARADTAQRVRVELGLRESRGPLFAMVARLVHQKGVDMVCEAAPQIVAAGGQLAMIGCGDPGMEREVARLARRFPGQVAAHIGFREALARRMFAGSDFLLMPSRFEPCGLSQMYAQAYGSLPIAYATGGLLDTVEDGVTGLLFHEPSVAGLRSALQRAFRIHEEPRLLAAMRRAAMLQRHDWGRSARAYASLYASAMPRRVAAA